TTGGATTTCTCGAAGTTatccttggccttgtccAAATCTCCCATCAAGTAAAACAATTGTCCGTAATGATAATAAATATCTGGATCTTCAGGATTCATTTTGATGGCCTTTCCAATCTCTTCATCGGCAGAAGCAAAGTCGCCCTTGTCAGCATTCACAAGACCCAAAAGAACGTGTGTTCTGCATCTTGGAGCTAAACTCAGAgccttgttgaaattggaAACCGCAGATTCAGATTCACCcttgaggaaatcaaatGTTCCCTTATACTCATAGGCGAGGGCAGCATGCTTAACGTCCGTGTTAGAACTATCTTTTTCGTAGCTGGTCACCGCTTGATGGAACAGGACATCTGCGTTGACGTAATTATCGTAAGTATCCTTGGCCATCTCATTCAAGCCCTTAACCAAAAACTGGGAACAAGACTGATCCGGGTACTTAGATTCATCCAGGTCAATGTTTTCTTTAGCAAAAGCAccaaagaaggaagagatagaagaagaagaaggcaGTTCTTTTGGAAGCGTGGAAAAACGCTCTTCGTTAATCTTGTTGGccaacttcttcaaatttCTTTCCAGAAATGTTTCCGGAGATTGATCGTTCAAACCACCGTAAATGGTCAAAGCTGTAAGATCATAGATGGCTTCTTCGTACTTTTCAATGTTTTCATAAGCATGTGCTCTTCTGAGTAAGCACTTGGAGTAGCCTGGATTCAATTTTAAGGCCTCGGTACAGTCATCAATACATTTCTCATGTTCGCCTTGGGCAGCGTAACAAGCAGCTCTGTTGGCATAGAACACCGGATCGGTTTTGCAGAGCAAGGCCAGACTGTAACATTCAATTGCTGGCTTGAAATCCTCTGCCTTGTAGTACTGGTTTCCAGTTTCTTTCAATGCCAATGCCCACTTGTTTCGTTCCTCCTTGGTCATACCCTTGACCAGGTCTTCAGTCACATTTGGTAGACCGGTGCTTTCATTGATTGGAATATTAGAGGAAGGCCAGTTAGCAGTGACTGTGGCAGGCTTTTTCTCCgacttcttctttttcttgttcttgtttttcttcttcgatTTCGAGGAATCATCCAAACCTGCACTCTGTTGGTTCAAATAGTACAGCAATCCAGCAACCGATCCGGCACCTACAATGGCCGTCACAGCTAGTGCAACCTTGTGCGTTTGCACAAATCTTGAAAGCGACGAATCCGACATCTCAATTTCTTATGTCTACGAGAGTGTCAATTCCAAACTGAGTGTTTTGCTTGCCTCTCACTTATTttgtttgatttcttccGACTaacgattttttttctccatcgGAAACATAAGAGTTAAAAACAGGTGCATGTCAAATGTGCCATCAAAATAGCTCTCGAGGAAAGTAAATAGCACAGGCTTTTTTTTAAGTCTTCTTTGTTTGACCTCAAGCACCTGGGAGTAGCATGGTTAGAATCCATTTATAACAATACTTGCCTCTTGAGATACAAAGATGAAAAGACTAAGCAACCGAATGGTCCAGACGGTAGCTCAGGCCTACCAAACCGTGTCAAACGCAAGAAAGCCTATGGCTTCAACAGATATGGGATCCATGAATACCACAAGTTCGTCGAATTTACATTACAGGACATCCACCGCGCCTGCAGGAGTTCCTCTCTCAAAGATATTGAGTAACACATTTCCTCTATCTGTCTCCGAATCTTTCAAACATTACTTCAAAAGACAtcagctcaacaaaatccAGCATGACCTTTTGTCGGTGTTACCATTTTATCCGACGCCATCAGCCACCCATCGTGCCGAAGTCATTCAGACAGTCATAGACGACCAAAATAACTACATCAATGAGTTTCATATTTCACCAATAGGCAAACCGTCTACAAAACATGTGGTATTTGTGCATGGATACGGAGCGGGACTTGGGTTCTTTGTCAAGAACCTGCAGGATCTCGCCTCCAGGAAAACTGATTGGGATATCCATGCGATAGATTTGCTCGGTTATGGTTGCTCTTCCAGACCCAAATTCCCATACCATGAACCAAATGCCAACTACGAAAAAATAGAAGCATGGTTTACGGAATCTCTCAAGAAATGGTTCGAAAGAAGAAATCTCAATAGAGACAACACCATGGTCGTTGCACACTCAATGGGGGCATATATTTCCGCTTTGACGAATTTCAAATACCCTGAGCTGTTCAATAAATTGCTGCTAGTGTCTCCTGCCGGAATCTATAGCACTCGACAGCCCGAAATTCCTCCATGGTTTGACAAATTGTGGAATAAAAATGTGTCCCCTTTTGCATTAGTTAGAAATGCTGGGCCGCTTGGTTCCTACTTGACTTCAGGCTGGACTGCAAGACGGTTTTCGAAAGACAGCAGCATCCTGAACTTAGAAGAGCAAAAGTTGATGCACATGTACACCTATGCAATCTTCAATGCTAGAGGATCTGGGGAATACATGCTGAACTACATGCTTGCACCAGGAGGGGTACCTAGAAATCCATTGCTGCGCAGAATCCACAACCTCAATTGTGATAGTGTATGGTATTATGGTAGCTACGACTGGATGGATAAGATGGGTGGATTGTCAGCTTGCAAAACTTTGAGGGCCAAAGGACTTCGTGCAGAGATGAAAATTGTCGAGGACAGCGGGCACCACCTTTATCTAGATAATCTTGCGGCATTCAACGCTCTTGTCGCTGATGAAATGAAATAATGTTTAACGATTAAAATCAATGAATAATTTGATAACTGTAGATTATTATTAGATCTTAGGTGATACATACTTTGAAATCATTAAGAGGAGGCATAAAGTTCGTCGACTCGAGAACGAACACTGTTGAGAATATCTTTTCTCTTCAGCTTTTGTGCGCTAGTTACAAATCCGTTTTCAGGAGTCCATTCCTCATCAACCAGAACAGTACCTTGGATAAGCTCAATACCCGCGAGTCCTTGGGATCTACCAGTCTCAACCAGGCTCTTAGTATACTCATTTGCgagcttcttgttggcgaCCACTTCAGACAAATGAACTTCGTCCTTTGACTTGACAATACCAAGTTTGACACAAAGATCCTTCAACAAATTTTCGTTTGGAACAACGATGGCAATAGGCTTCACCTTGTTCTCGTCAGCATAACAGCAAATGTTCAGGACAAGGTTGTTAGACCTGTAGACAGAttccagtttctcaaggGCAATATACTCTCCGTTTTGTGTCTTGACAaggttcttctttctgtcgatcagcttcaatTGACCATTGGAGGTCCACTCACCAATATCACCAGTCGAAAACCACCCTTCCTCATAGTTGAAGGCACTTTCTGTCTCCttggaatttttgaagTACTCCTTTGTGACTGGAGGACCGCTAATCAAAACCTCACCCTGGTTGTTCTTGGCAAAGTAACCAGCCTCAGGAACATCAATCAGTTTGACAGTGATGGATCCAACCAAAGAACCACAAACACCATACTCGAAATGATTTGGATCAGTAACACAGGTGTTTGCAACAGTTTCCGTGAGCCCGTATCCGAGGAGAAGTGGGGCAATGGTGTTGCTGATAAAGACCTGGGTGGACTGAGAAATCGGAGAGCCACCATTCAAAATCAGTCTCAGATTGCCTCCAGTTGCATTCTTAATCTTCTTAAAGATGACATTATCGATCAAGGATGGGACACCAGGGATCGAGAACTTTTTACATGCAAGTTTAGTGTTGTAGGCTGCCCAAAACATTTTCTGTCTTGTGGATGGTTGTTTTTCAATCTGTGCCAAAATACCCTTTTTAACACTCTcccaaacagcagcaacacCAACCATGATTGTTGGCTTCAAAGTTTTGATATCACCCTCACAGTTCCTGGTAGACGCATCTGTGAGAGTCTTCACATTGGCATAGCCAGCAACAGAGCCCCAGTAAAAGCAGAGCAGCTCAAAGACCAGTTCAAAGATGTGAGCCAACGGCAGGAAAGTGATGACGACATCGTTCTCAGTGACAGTCTTATCATCAATGACGAGGGAAACTCCACCAATACCTGCAACAATATTGGCATGACTCAAGACAACACCCTTTGGAGTACCTGTGGAACCAGAAGTGTACATGATACATGACAGATCGTCTGGCTTTGGAGGGTGGTGAGGGATGTCATGTGCTTTTTTGCCGAGAGCAATGACGTCATCATAGGAGTAAATCTTGATGTCCGGTCTGACTTCCagaattttttcaacagcCTTTTTGGCTTCCTCATAAAGTCTACCGTTTCCACGCTTATCGTTAGGATCAATTGGCTCGCTGTGAATAATGTACTTAATATCCTTTGCCCTCTTGATTGGATTGATAAGCTTGGACAACAGATTGTTGTCGGTGAAAACAGCAGAAGTTGCGGTTTCCACCATGGAATGGGTCAATCCATCCTCACCTAAAGTATCATATGCAGTGACCACAGGAATGGCCTGAGTTTGTGCAGCTATGAATGCCCTCATCCACTTAGGGCTCGTAGATGCAAATATGTGCAATTTGTCAACGCCAGCTGGCTGAACGCCAAGACTGACAAGTCCCTTTCCGAAGTCCGAGACAATCTCACTGAATTGACCGTTCGTAACGTGTTTGTAATCAGAAAGCTCGTAGTAGACCCACTCCTTGTCAACCAACTTCTCAGCACCATCAATAATCTTTTTAACCTGCTTGGTTTCATAGTGGATGTTTTTGAGATCTCTCCAGGCCTGAGATTTTTTGTTTGCTCCGTGCTTCTTTAGTGCCTCGTTGAAGAATTCGTACACTGTGCTACATTCATATCCAATTGGACGGGCAACCACAGCATCCTTTGCTTTGTAGTATCTTCTTGGAGCAGTCTCTCCCTTCTTTGCCTCGCCAACAGGCACATTGACTTGGAAAACCATAGTGACTTGCGATCTGCAGAAATAGAAAATAGAGGgggcaaaaaaaatattcccTACAAGTCTTTTTTATTCTGCCAACAGCctaaaaaattaaaaacTGACGCTTGCACTTACATAAGCAAGAGTATTTGCAACAGGACTTGTTGTCATGACCTGAATGAATACTGCCATCAGATAATTGCACAAGGAGCATCCAATTTAAACCCAGGCCAGGCCCATAGCTCCGTGCCCCACACTcgattttgttgagctaAATCCCAACAAAaggtgcaaggatgttACGTATGATCTAGTATTTAAATTTCGAGTTGTTGTCTGCATCGTCTCCCCGCTTTCGATCATACTAGGAAAACGTACAGCCATCACTTCCAAAAGTAGCATTTATCTATTAAGTAATTTCAAGTTTTTATCTCAAGTCTTGATCAACAGTCTCGACATGGCCATGCAAATGTTCGGCCGACCCAAATTTCACAATAGTTCCCTTTCCGGTGGCTTTGTCGACATCTATTATTGTCACGCTGGTGTTGCTTGGAACTTTCAGATCTTCTTCCTGTAGGCCGGAAGCCAATGTGTAGGCATATGATTTATGAAGATGATTGGTGAAGTTGGTGATCACGCCTCCGTGGGTGCAAATTAGTACACTGGTGTATCCATTCGCAGTGGCCTCGTCTATAATTCGGCTCCACTCATTTTGCAGCCGTGTCAAAAGCTCTACTCTCGTTTCTCCCATTTCCTTAAATTGGGCACCATATTTCTCTTTAGCTTCCGATAGGGGCATTCCCTCTACGGGACCCATGGATCGCTCCCTCAGATTGGATGTGTATCTCAGCTTGAAGTTAGGTTTCTCACGATGTGCCGATGTGATCTCATTCATAGTCTGAACACAGCGGCTCAAATCAGAACTAACAAACTCGTCTATATCGAGATCCTTCATTCTCAGACTGACAAATCTAGCCTGTTCTAGCCCTCGATCATTAAGTGGTACATCTTTGTGTCCCTGTAAGATTTTGAGATTGTTCCATGACGTCTGCCCATGGCGAACAATGAACACTCGAACTTTAGTTGGATCTGTATTATGCTCTTTATCAAATGTCATTAATCTCTAAATTTTTACCCGGCCAGATGTTTTAGTgaatgaatttttttcaacctTTAATTCTTCTCCATAGTATGTTACGAACTAGAGGCTTATTCATTTCTGCCCGGCAGTTCCACAACTCAGTGGTCCGTCCCTCAGTACTCGACTACTTCAAGTTCTATAAAAAAAAGGACGCAACTCCAGAAACGCCTATAAAGGACACCAAAGAGgtcatcaaggagataGAGACGAAAGCAAGAGATCCCGTTACCTCTAACAAGGTTGTGATTTTGGGCAAACACAATTCCGAATTCAGCGATGCAAAGATATCTCAGAAAGCATTGGAAGGGTTTGTTTTCAGTACGTGGTTACCTCAAAAGTCTGAATTCTCGAATAGAAACACCGGCTCGCAACCATATCAGGAAGTTGTCAGCGAGCTTCTCACAGAAATTTTCAAGACCCATGTGCCATCCATCAATGCATCAGATCTCAAACTTGATGACCTCGCGCTCAGATTCAAATTACTGAAAGAAGTCCAGATAAAGTTTGGAACCTCAATTCCCGACATCAAATTGTCTCAACTCGATTcgttcgacaagatcgaaCGATACTTGCTTGCCAAATTAGACCCTAAAAGCCAACTTTTCAATGAGAAAGTGCCTGACGCTGTGCATCTTGATCCTAAGGAGTTTGAGGGAACCAACATTACTGTTGGGGAATATGTCTTTGAGAGCCAAAAACGGaaagaaatcaagaaacTATACCGAAAGGCCAAGAATGCCGAGCAGAAAGCCATACAAGAAGCTCTCAACGATGGAGAGAAGTAAACTTCCAATCAACTTGTATATATTAGGTATCAATATTTGTGCACATCATTTCCGAGAAATAGTAAAGGCCACCACCACTGAGGCTGCAAGCGCAAATAACACGCCAGGCAAGATCAATTCGCGTATAGTGTCGTTTGGCAGACCTTGGCTAGCGCTAGCAGTTTTGGCAGAACTGAGAGTAGAAGGTACATCCACGTTCTGGTCGGGGTGGTGAACAATCAAGTTAATCTTATCTTTGTTTAAGCTAGTCAGCACGACGATGCAGTCCTTCAGGTCCTGATCAGATGTTATAGCAACCAAGTCATTTTCATCGTCGACATAGGAGATGGCAAACTGCTCTGCAGGCTCAAACACTTGGCCAGTTTCAGAATCTTCTGGGGGAGTCAGAAGAGTTCTAATCTCCTGTCTGGAAAGCTTAGACGAAATCAATTCCCTCAACGACTGGATGCCATCGCTAGGCTTGCAGCTGATTCTGTGGGTTCTTCCCTGTGGAGACTtgaatttgaagaagacCGGTTCGTCGAAGTCAACTTCCACTTGCGGAGCTTTCAAagcagacgacgacgtctCTGGAGCTCCTGAAAATGAAATTGAATCAGATGGCTTCACAGCGTCGTTTGTGGAAACATTGAATTGAGCCAGTTCAGATTGAGTTACATCAGCAAGCGAGGCCGAGTGCAGAGAACTGGTGTCGTTGTCCAGCGATGTCCAGAACTTGTTCCAGGCGGGACcctctttttcctcatTTGATCCGGCATCAGAATCCCCGTTGTTGATCGTTTGGATGGACTGAAGCTGGTTCAGAGTATGATAGGTGAGTTTCAGAACATCCACGACACCCACAATCTCACTGTTGTCGTCATCCACAACTGGAAGATTCAAGTAACGACCTTCAAACATTTGTCTAAGAGCTTGGTGAATGGAGCTACTAGCCAGGGCATAAGATGGCTTAGGAGTCATCACACGGATCACGGAGCAAGTTCTTGGATCAATACCAGCAGCAATGACTCTGAGAACAATATCCTTTGATGTAAAAATACCCGTCACCTCGTCGttatttttggagtccTTGACCAAGACTGCTGTGGTCTTGTTGTCCCTCATCAGAATTGCAGCTTCGTAAACGGTCGTTTTGATGTCGCAACACACAGGAATAGTTCTTTCCGACAGAACAGAGTTCAAAGTTGGGCCGCTCACGAGGTTTCTCAGGTTCTCAAAATACTTGATAACATGGACAGGCTGGTTAGCTGTTCCGAGCTCTTCTGTGACACCCTCCATAGCGTCGTACAATCTTTTAGAGCTCTCATACATTCTCTCAAGCTTGGTCATTGCTTCATTGTAACACTTGGTAATGTCCAGAACACCCACTATTTGATTGCCCTCGTTGACCACAGGGAGGTGTCTGAAGCCCTTGTTGACCATGAGAGAGAGCGCGTCAGAAGCTAAAGTAGAGACCTTAGCACACATTGGGTTAGGAGTCATGATCTGATCGATGGTGGTCTGGTTAGCATTAAGATTGGCTCCAACAATTCTAAATGCTAGGTCCTTTGCGGTGAAGATACCTGAAAGCAGGCCGTCTTCGTCGACCACCAATACACAATTTTCTTTGGTGACAGACATCAGCTGTGCTGCCTCGTAGACAGTGTTTGTTGGCTTGCAGATGACAGCTTCTGAGGGTTTCAATGACATCACCGTGCCAGCTGCGCCTGAACTGCCCTTGGAACGCTTTTGTGGCGAGCCCAGGTTCGAGACCATACTAACATTGTTCTTTTTTCTTAAATCGTGCTCTATCTTCTTACGAATCTGGTCGTCTTTTTTGCTCTGCCTTTTCCGCGTAGACTCCATTGGGTCTGAGGACGGATTAGAGAGCGACGACTGAGCCCTTCTTGGAGTTCTCACTGTGCTGTCTGAGGCCAACATATCAAAGAATATAAATTTAAGGataacttttttttttgtttacGGATAAACGTAAACAAACACTGGATTTAGATAAATCAGGGCGGTGCTTCCCTCTTCGAAAAAAACGGGGATATGAAGATAAAGTTCACGACGGTAATTACAAATAAAGTAAAACATTATTGCATGTAATGCTTTCCTAGGACATCCTCGGGTCTATCAGTGCTACCAGACTAGTCGTTGGAAGCAAATATTTCAAGAGACCTTCTTTACTCGTTATTTTCCATATGGGTGCAGATTTTGTGCGCAGAAATCAATCACGATAACTTCCTTTCCTCTCACAACTTATTCAAGCTGCCAAGTTTGCCAGCCATTCCATCACAACACCTGTTGTGGCCTTCAATGAAAGTTATATGTCTTGAATTCGCCCATCTATGCCTCGAATCACGATAATCAGTAAaacgtcgatcgacggaAGGcttaaaaatatttataGTACGATTAATAAATTAAAGTTCCGAGATTTCGGCATTGAGAATTGTTGCCGACAATAGATATATAGACCTTTGCCCCACCACTTACTGGCATGGataaatttgaaaagaaCTCAAAGCGGGCCTCGAAAGCTTGCGACTTTTGTCGCAGtaaaaaaatcaaatgtGACGGTGAATCATTTTGCAGGAATTGCAAGAACCACAGCATTCAATGTACCTATATGTACGTTGCCAAAAAGCGgtcgtccagaagaaggaagagcGCCAATGTGAGCGACATTTCAGAGAGCGAGAGCGCAGTTCCggaaaataataaaataaGGCCTCGTAATGGCGCCCCCAAGGATCTGGAAGGAAGGCTGAATAAACTTGAATCCATGGTGCATGCATTGTTGAATAAACTGGATCCCGAGACAGAGAATAGCAAGGAGAGCTTTGTTCGAGACAGCAACTCTCCCGAGAATTGCAAGCCAGATATTGAGCCTGCTGCAGACTCGAATGCAAACCAGGCAGACCTTGAAGACATGTACTTTGGCCCTCTGACCACCTTTTCATTGTTTTCTGCCAAAGGCCTCAAATGGCTTGATAGCCTCCTCCCAGATAAAACACCAACCAAGGTTTTGCGTCGTCATATCCTTACACTAATGAAAGCAGAACATCAAGGGAAACCAACTCAAAATTATACAATGGCCAGCACAGCATGGGATATCTTCCCGTCTTCAGAAATAATTGAGTATCTTCTGAAAACCATCGAGCCTTTCTTTCAAGACTTTTATCCCATGAAGATCGCTGAAGTGCACCGGCTTTTCGACAAATATCTGAAGTATAAAAGTGGCCTCCGACCTGTGAACTCATTGCACCCATCCGAAATTTTACTCATGAGCAGCATTATGCTCCATTCATGCTGTATAGCTAGTGAGCTGGTAAGAACCATGAATTTCCCGTGTCCAATGCCGTTGATTCATCTGCAGGAACTCGAAAGAAAACTTTCTGAGAGCTGTCTGAAACTACTTCTCAATCACATGGTGTCGCATTCTAACCTTTTGAAACTACAAGCTCTTTATTTGCTTGTGCCGATTGCTGATATTTGTATGGATCACCATGCATGTACACTGTCAAATACATTGTTTGCCAGATCCGCACTCGAATTGGGTCTGCACAGAGAAGAGAGCTATCTTGGAGGAAATCAAGACAGGAGGGATCAGAAGATTTACTTATGGTGGAGGGCTTACGTTTTAGACAAGGAAGTTTGTCTGAAAAGTGGCTTGCCTCCTATTTTAAATGACACAGATATCACGACGCCTCCATTACCAGGATTTGAAGAATTTTGGGCGATGCCATACGAACGTCTGCCAGACGGAAGACACAAAAGAGAAATCATGAGAGAAAAAATTGTCGCCAAGCTGACATCGTTGTTGGATAGTACTAAACAAGATCTCTCTTTTGAGCTCTATCTCACATACGATCTTGCAGTCATCTCGTCGAGAACATACCAGGAACTGTTTTCGGCTACGTCTCTCGTCAGAAAAACAAGGTCGCAGATTACAAGTACGATCGAGTCATTACTTCATGATCTGGAATGTTGGAGAATGTGCTTCCCCAAGAGAATTAGACCGGGTGAGACGTTTCTCTATTTGGGTGCTCTGACAAAGGCGACGAATGTTACGGATGGCATCTTTCTTCCGTTTTTGGTCCTCAACTACAATCTCAAGTATTACTTGCTCCAGATCATTATATCGAAGACCATGCTGCGTCTTAATTGGTACTCAGACCATAAACATTCTCATTTGTCTTCAAACAGGAATAACCAACACGCCAGGTTTGAGAGCATTGGGTTGAACGCTATAAGACAGATATTGCAAATCGCGTACAAGATTGACAAGAACAACCAGGCCTACGTTTATTTTGCAACCTACTATTTCATGTGCGCCTATGTTGCGCTGATCGCGGAGGTTTTGCAAAACCTGAATTCACCGGAAGTGGTTGAAGACGTCCAACTCCTGTATTGGGTGAGCAAAAACTACTTTGCAGTTGGTGCTATTAAGTCTCTCCCCAACCACCACAAGTGGCAGACGATGGACAAAATTAGCAGATGTCTCTTCTACACGGTCTGGTGTTCTGTTCCTAACATTCAGGAACGTAGCAAGCTCGACGTGGGAGACTTCCTTGatgaatttttccaaatggCTGATGAAATCAATTCGAAGGCCAAAAAAGACGGGTCCACATCTACGAAAATGCCAAATTTCCAATCTCTTTCATCGTACACTCGCGTTTCAATGGAAAGACCCACGATCGACAAAACAACTGCGGACCAGCCGCAAAGagagtttctggatcagATCTGGGGTTCTTCTTCGACGTCTGGAAAACAGACCCCCAATAATAGCGAAGATTCGTTGCTTGACGGACTTTACTACGATGAGGACTCTTTGATTCCAAACATGTTCAGTCTGCCAAATTATCTTTTTGATGTCAATCAAAATCCGCTTGACGCTTCTATGAATACATTAGGATTATAGTTAGAGTTTATACGATTGAGCCAGTCTCACTGCACGACGAGCGGCCCCATAGCCCGCTTGGTAGCCGTAGCCCGACAATCCAGAGACATGGATAAGCAATCCTTTGGCACGTGGCTCTCTTTCAACGCGAACACCGCCTTTGCGACTTGGTCTCAGACCGCATGCCACGCGGAGGATTTCTGGCTCGTTTCCGATTTCTGGGAACAATTGACTGGTTCTGCGAATAATATCATCGGTCTCTGTTTTCCATGTATCAGCACACCAATTATTGGCCTGCAAGTAGCCACCCAACACCACTTGAGACTGAGAATCTGGTCGAGGAATGATATAGGTTACGTCCTCGGTTCCCCACCTCATTCGGTTCTCGTTAATGTGAGGAGCTTTGATGACCACAACCTGGCCTCTGGCAGGATAGATGTTTTTGTCCTCGGCTCCCCCAAGTGCTCTGGCGCCGATTCCCGTGCAGTTGAAAATGGTCCTAGCAAACTCGAACATCTCATCGACATTCTGGATTTTCCTCCGCACAAAGACAATGCCAGTGGAAGCAAGGTATTCTTTCAGCACTTCGAGGAACTTTGGACAATTAAAGTTCCAAGATATATATTTGATTCCGAAGGCCACCCCTTGAGGAAGTTGGGATGACGGAATAATCGCAAAATCCTGTAAAtacgagctcaaggagtcAATTTTCCGCTGGTCAGGAAGATAGTCCCAGAATTCAGTACTGGGACGGCGGTCTAGACCACATCCGGGACCCAGAAGCTTTTGAATGGCAGCCAAGTGTGTGTATGTGGTTTTATCAAAATTTAATGTCTGAGCATCATCTGGAGATATGCAGCTGAAGTTACCTCCGGCCCAGGGAGACGTGTAGTTGATCGACTGATCGCCAGGCAGATACTCTGCTACAATGGTGATTTCGGAACCTTTGACGCCACTCTCAACCAGATTGAGAGCCGTGTAAAGTCCGACAATCCCACAGCCGACAATTGCGAAGGTCATGAGCAGAATGAGTAATAGGGCTCCAAACTTTTCTGCGGTTTTTTACTTGTGGCGAAATACAAAGATCCATGTGGCGGTGCTAATGTGGTCAATAAATACCACGCACTACAGCTCACGCAAGAGGCATTTCGTGCCCCATGAATACATTTATACAAATTCTTGGCATGTGGCGTCTTTCCGTGGGTTCCCTGACCTGTAGTCACATTTGCATATCATCCCCCGAAACCGCAAGATGACATTGGCCCGATTCCAGTCCGATTTTCAGTTGTGCCAGCCAGCAAAGTCTAGGAAATAGGTTTCATTACTGTGACGCAGTGTCAAGATCGATTTCGTATATACTTGTAAGACTTTTTAGGTGCCTTTTACGCGCATCTGAATTTTTTGGCTAGACATATTTACTACTCCACACTAGTTTTTTAGTAACCGCAACGCCGCACAAAATTCTCTTTATATATATATAAATACCTAATTGCTTCGGCAAATTTCAATACCCGATGAACTTACCAGACGACATCCTTGACACCGTTGTGTCCGACTTGGATACAAAAAGTCTTCTCAGCTTGTCG
This window of the Ogataea parapolymorpha DL-1 chromosome VII, whole genome shotgun sequence genome carries:
- a CDS encoding cardiolipin-specific phospholipase, with product MVQTVAQAYQTVSNARKPMASTDMGSMNTTSSSNLHYRTSTAPAGVPLSKILSNTFPLSVSESFKHYFKRHQLNKIQHDLLSVLPFYPTPSATHRAEVIQTVIDDQNNYINEFHISPIGKPSTKHVVFVHGYGAGLGFFVKNLQDLASRKTDWDIHAIDLLGYGCSSRPKFPYHEPNANYEKIEAWFTESLKKWFERRNLNRDNTMVVAHSMGAYISALTNFKYPELFNKLLLVSPAGIYSTRQPEIPPWFDKLWNKNVSPFALVRNAGPLGSYLTSGWTARRFSKDSSILNLEEQKLMHMYTYAIFNARGSGEYMLNYMLAPGGVPRNPLLRRIHNLNCDSVWYYGSYDWMDKMGGLSACKTLRAKGLRAEMKIVEDSGHHLYLDNLAAFNALVADEMK
- a CDS encoding putative transcription factor containing a zinc finger — translated: MYVAKKRSSRRRKSANVSDISESESAVPENNKIRPRNGAPKDLEGRLNKLESMVHALLNKLDPETENSKESFVRDSNSPENCKPDIEPAADSNANQADLEDMYFGPLTTFSLFSAKGLKWLDSLLPDKTPTKVLRRHILTLMKAEHQGKPTQNYTMASTAWDIFPSSEIIEYLLKTIEPFFQDFYPMKIAEVHRLFDKYLKYKSGLRPVNSLHPSEILLMSSIMLHSCCIASELVRTMNFPCPMPLIHLQELERKLSESCLKLLLNHMVSHSNLLKLQALYLLVPIADICMDHHACTLSNTLFARSALELGLHREESYLGGNQDRRDQKIYLWWRAYVLDKEVCLKSGLPPILNDTDITTPPLPGFEEFWAMPYERLPDGRHKREIMREKIVAKLTSLLDSTKQDLSFELYLTYDLAVISSRTYQELFSATSLVRKTRSQITSTIESLLHDLECWRMCFPKRIRPGETFLYLGALTKATNVTDGIFLPFLVLNYNLKYYLLQIIISKTMLRLNWYSDHKHSHLSSNRNNQHARFESIGLNAIRQILQIAYKIDKNNQAYVYFATYYFMCAYVALIAEVLQNLNSPEVVEDVQLLYWVSKNYFAVGAIKSLPNHHKWQTMDKISRCLFYTVWCSVPNIQERSKLDVGDFLDEFFQMADEINSKAKKDGSTSTKMPNFQSLSSYTRVSMERPTIDKTTADQPQREFLDQIWGSSSTSGKQTPNNSEDSLLDGLYYDEDSLIPNMFSLPNYLFDVNQNPLDASMNTLGL
- a CDS encoding Long chain fatty acyl-CoA synthetase produces the protein MVFQVNVPVGEAKKGETAPRRYYKAKDAVVARPIGYECSTVYEFFNEALKKHGANKKSQAWRDLKNIHYETKQVKKIIDGAEKLVDKEWVYYELSDYKHVTNGQFSEIVSDFGKGLVSLGVQPAGVDKLHIFASTSPKWMRAFIAAQTQAIPVVTAYDTLGEDGLTHSMVETATSAVFTDNNLLSKLINPIKRAKDIKYIIHSEPIDPNDKRGNGRLYEEAKKAVEKILEVRPDIKIYSYDDVIALGKKAHDIPHHPPKPDDLSCIMYTSGSTGTPKGVVLSHANIVAGIGGVSLVIDDKTVTENDVVITFLPLAHIFELVFELLCFYWGSVAGYANVKTLTDASTRNCEGDIKTLKPTIMVGVAAVWESVKKGILAQIEKQPSTRQKMFWAAYNTKLACKKFSIPGVPSLIDNVIFKKIKNATGGNLRLILNGGSPISQSTQVFISNTIAPLLLGYGLTETVANTCVTDPNHFEYGVCGSLVGSITVKLIDVPEAGYFAKNNQGEVLISGPPVTKEYFKNSKETESAFNYEEGWFSTGDIGEWTSNGQLKLIDRKKNLVKTQNGEYIALEKLESVYRSNNLVLNICCYADENKVKPIAIVVPNENLLKDLCVKLGIVKSKDEVHLSEVVANKKLANEYTKSLVETGRSQGLAGIELIQGTVLVDEEWTPENGFVTSAQKLKRKDILNSVRSRVDELYASS
- a CDS encoding putative phosphoglycerate mutase — its product is MTFDKEHNTDPTKVRVFIVRHGQTSWNNLKILQGHKDVPLNDRGLEQARFVSLRMKDLDIDEFVSSDLSRCVQTMNEITSAHREKPNFKLRYTSNLRERSMGPVEGMPLSEAKEKYGAQFKEMGETRVELLTRLQNEWSRIIDEATANGYTSVLICTHGGVITNFTNHLHKSYAYTLASGLQEEDLKVPSNTSVTIIDVDKATGKGTIVKFGSAEHLHGHVETVDQDLR
- a CDS encoding D-aspartate oxidase, which codes for MTFAIVGCGIVGLYTALNLVESGVKGSEITIVAEYLPGDQSINYTSPWAGGNFSCISPDDAQTLNFDKTTYTHLAAIQKLLGPGCGLDRRPSTEFWDYLPDQRKIDSLSSYLQDFAIIPSSQLPQGVAFGIKYISWNFNCPKFLEVLKEYLASTGIVFVRRKIQNVDEMFEFARTIFNCTGIGARALGGAEDKNIYPARGQVVVIKAPHINENRMRWGTEDVTYIIPRPDSQSQVVLGGYLQANNWCADTWKTETDDIIRRTSQLFPEIGNEPEILRVACGLRPSRKGGVRVEREPRAKGLLIHVSGLSGYGYQAGYGAARRAVRLAQSYKL